From the genome of Halomonas sp. LR3S48:
TGGCGGCGAGCTGCGCGCCGGGAAAGCGCGACATACGGCGCAGCGTCAGCGCCGTGGCCATGAAGGCCAGGCCGATGGCGATCAAGGTGTTGCTGCGCACATCCGGCAGATAGTGCCAAAAGCCCCACCCCCAACGCTCCAGGCTCGGCAGCATGATCACCAGCGGCAATCCCATCAGGACATGGATGCCCAACCCCAGCAATAACATTTCATACCACCGGGAATGGCGGCGCTCGTACTTACGCTTCATTCGTCACCAGAGCCAAAACTTGATCTGCCATGTCCGCCATGATCTTGTCACGCCGCCATTTCGCTACGAATGCCGGTCGCGGGCGGCAGTGTAACTCAAGTCGATCCAAGGCAGCGACAGCCGCTTCGACATTGCCCGGTGCGAACACCGCTGCGTTTTCTATCTCCTCCTTGACGAATTGAGCGGGAAAGCCAGCCAATCCAGCCCAGATGGGCCGGCCCGTCGTGGCATACTCGAACAGCTTGGAGGGAAGAACACTCTCCAGCGAAGGCAAGGTGTTCAAATGCAGGAAAAGCACATCGGCAGCGTAATAAGCCTCGAGCAGCGCCTCGCGTGGCACGGGATCTCGCACCTGCACGTTCTCAATGCCTCGTTCCGACAGTGCGCGGCATAAAGCTTCCCGCCCCGCCCCCGCACCAATAACGGTAAAAGCAACCCGCGTACTCAAACGCTCCGCCAGGTTCGGCAGGATGAGCTCCATTCCCTGGCCGGCCCCCAGGTTGCCAGCATAGAGTACATGCAGGGGTTGGCTTTCATCGGCATGAATTTTCTGATCAAAGAAACCAGATTCCGCCGCCTCGACAAAAGGGTGGTCGATACCGTTGGTGTGCCAAGCAAAGCGTTGACGGGGATAGCGTGGCCGGAAATAGGGCTCGAACCCTCGCGATACCAGGTTGATTCTGTCAGCTCGACCCAGTGCCCAACGCTCAAGTATGCCAAAAAATGGTGCCACAAGCCTGCCGGTGCCCCCGGGCAACACGAAGGGCAGGTTCTCGACGAAGTTGTCGCGTATGTCCTGATAGAGCCGCGCGTTCTTCCTGCGCGCAACCCAAGCGCCGAGTACCGCCGTCATCAGGCGGGACGAGGTCGAGACGACCAGATCGTAAGGCTCCTCACGAACCCGCTTGCGTACCTGATACGCAAACGAAGCGAAGGCTCGCACCTGCGAGGCCATACCCCGCCCACCGCCAGGAACCGGCAGCCGGGTGATGCGCACCTTACCGCCTGGCAGAGCCTCCTCCTCGCTGAGCAAATTCTCTTCATGCCTGTGGCGGTTGGGCATCGTGGTGATCACATGCAGCTCGCTGCCTTGTGGCAGGCGACGCTCCAGCGCAGTTACCAGCGCTTCAGCACGAAAAGCGCCGGCGCTGATATCCGGCGGGTAATAAAAACCCAGCAACAGGATACGCATTCGACTCACTGCGGCGAGATACCGGCCTTGGAGGGTGACAGAACCCGCTCGTAGAGTTCCACCAAGGCCTGCTCCTGGGTCTCCCAGTTGAGCGACAGGGCCGCCTGTTCCGCCCGGGTGCGATAATGGGCCCGTAGCTCAACGTCATCTACCAGGCGCTGTATCGCCTCTACCAAGGCCGCCGTGTCGCCCGGCGGCACCAGCAAACCGAGATCATGACGACGAACCACCTTGCCAATCTCGGGGAGTTGGCTGGCCACGACCGGCAGCCCTGCGATTACGTACTCGAACAGCTTGTTGGAATCGGTGGTGAAGTGGTTCAGGCAGGTGTTCTCGATGGGCTGCACGCCGATATCCGCCGAAGCGGTATAGGACGGCAACTCAGATAGTGGCACGGTGGGAATGAAGCGCACGCGTTCGCCCAGTTCCAGCTTGGCGGCCAGCTCATGCAACTCAGCGGCCTGGCGCCCACCACCGATGAAGACGAAATAGGCATTCGGCACGCTGGCGGCAGCCTCCACCAACCGAGGAAGCCCTCTGCCCGGCTGCAACCCACCCTGGTAGAGCACGATGGGCCACGACTCGGTGAGCCCCAATTCCTCACGGATTCGGTTGCCCCCCCCCACCTTGACCAATCGTGGCCGGTTCTGCAGCACTAGAGGGCGAGGTATGCCATAGGCGCGAGCGAAAAACTTGGCGCGTGCCTCGGTGGTGGTGATGGTACCTGCAGCCTTGGGCATTAGCTTCTTTTCCAGCCACCCCACCAAACCACGAAACGCCTTGTACCCCTCTCGGTCGGTACTGATCTCGTGGGCATCGTAGACTAGAGGCACACGGGCAATTTTTGCTGCTAACCAAGCCGTAGGTAGCACATTCACGTCATGGGCATGAATTACATAAGGCCGCGAACGCACGAGCTGGTTAACGAGCGCCGCATGAGTCCATAACCTAGCCACTAGCTTAAACAGCTGCCGAACGAGCGTTTCTGGTGGCGGAGATACCGCATTGCGAGGCTGCGATTCAGCTGAGCCCTCCCCTTCGTTGGCATTGCGCTTGCGAAGTTTCCACATCGGACTTCGCGCCACTCGCGATATTCGTACACCAGATACCAATGTTTCCCTTTCCTGAGTCACTCCCGGCGTATGTAGTGCATGCACCACAACCTGATGACCGTTCGCCTGGAGCGTCTGTGCTTCCTTCAGAACTCGTGCGTCGTTAAGAAATTCGTTCCAAACAATCATGGAAACGGTTGCCAAATCATTCTCCTTGTATTCGTCAGGCCGAAGCCTTGGACGCCTCAGGTGTCGCCTCCAGGCATTGCAGTATCCTTGGAATCAATCTCAAAGCTCCGATAAAATCCTGTCGGATATACAATTTTTCCAGAGCATACATCAAGGCAGCTATACTGACATCTTCAACATGGACATCACACAATGCTTGACGCTTTTCTATCGCCTCTTTCAAAGAGTTGGACAAACGTACAAGGTCCTCTGGCTGCGTTGGCCAACCAGCCCCCACAGGCTCCAAGGTCCAACGTCCCCAATGAGCCACAAGAATCTCGCCCTGATCCGTCCTGTGAAAGGCGTCTGGCCCTGACTCAGGATTGACAATGTTCAATGGTAGATCACTCAGCCGCTTGTTGATAACAGGTTGTTTATTTCTCAAACCCTCCACATAGCTAACATATTCGCTATCGAGTATTTCAGCCACAGTACATAAACGATCTAACATACGACTATCGATGCGCTGCCAAATAGGTGGTCGAGAACGCTTGAATTGAGAAACCAGCTTCTCATCAGGCTCGACGACTAGAAGATCTCTTAACATTTGTCGCCTGGCTGCCTTTAGACGTTTCTGAGAAATTTTATTTGCCGGCAACCATTCAAATATATGGCAGTGAAACCCTCCAACTTGATCAATATCTATAAGCGGGAATGCTGGCAATACTGTACTCCCCAAAAGCAGAGTGGCCTCATGCTTAGCTAGCGAGCTCCGGTTAGTATTGAACAACTTCACCAGATACTCAGCATTTTTTAAGCCTTCATCATCAAAGCCCATTACGCGAAATGTGGCCACATCCTGCCCGCCTAGCTGCCACCATCGAATGTTTAAATTAGCAATCGGCCGCGGAGCTATTTTTCTAATGAGTTGTATCATCCACTCATCGCGTTGAGGAGGCTTTAAAAAAGACCAAAAATTTGTTTCATGCTTTTTTGACTCATTGACCAAAACATGCCCGTGAAAAAATAGCGCATTGAGTTTGAACCGTTGAGAATACAACCCCTTCAAATCACTGACCAAACCTGTTATCCGCGAGAAGCCTTGGCGCATCAATATCAAGGAAATGATTGCAATCAAAAGTCCTGGAGGGTCGCCGAGTAGGAAATGCGACACCATGAAACCAAAAATTAACAAAAACCCGATACTGGTTGCGGTGCTCACTACGTGCCCCGGAGCTTCATTTAGTGCTGCCGCCAGCTTTCCTTGCTTTGAAAATGCAATAGCGAAAAAAACAAAAGCTGCTGATATATATACTGC
Proteins encoded in this window:
- a CDS encoding glycosyltransferase family 4 protein, producing the protein MRILLLGFYYPPDISAGAFRAEALVTALERRLPQGSELHVITTMPNRHRHEENLLSEEEALPGGKVRITRLPVPGGGRGMASQVRAFASFAYQVRKRVREEPYDLVVSTSSRLMTAVLGAWVARRKNARLYQDIRDNFVENLPFVLPGGTGRLVAPFFGILERWALGRADRINLVSRGFEPYFRPRYPRQRFAWHTNGIDHPFVEAAESGFFDQKIHADESQPLHVLYAGNLGAGQGMELILPNLAERLSTRVAFTVIGAGAGREALCRALSERGIENVQVRDPVPREALLEAYYAADVLFLHLNTLPSLESVLPSKLFEYATTGRPIWAGLAGFPAQFVKEEIENAAVFAPGNVEAAVAALDRLELHCRPRPAFVAKWRRDKIMADMADQVLALVTNEA
- a CDS encoding glycosyltransferase family 4 protein; translated protein: MIVWNEFLNDARVLKEAQTLQANGHQVVVHALHTPGVTQERETLVSGVRISRVARSPMWKLRKRNANEGEGSAESQPRNAVSPPPETLVRQLFKLVARLWTHAALVNQLVRSRPYVIHAHDVNVLPTAWLAAKIARVPLVYDAHEISTDREGYKAFRGLVGWLEKKLMPKAAGTITTTEARAKFFARAYGIPRPLVLQNRPRLVKVGGGNRIREELGLTESWPIVLYQGGLQPGRGLPRLVEAAASVPNAYFVFIGGGRQAAELHELAAKLELGERVRFIPTVPLSELPSYTASADIGVQPIENTCLNHFTTDSNKLFEYVIAGLPVVASQLPEIGKVVRRHDLGLLVPPGDTAALVEAIQRLVDDVELRAHYRTRAEQAALSLNWETQEQALVELYERVLSPSKAGISPQ